A genomic region of Chryseobacterium sp. KACC 21268 contains the following coding sequences:
- a CDS encoding aspartate 1-decarboxylase: MFIEVFKSKIHRVRVTASDLDYIGSITIDEDLIEAAGLIVGERVYIVNVNNGERFDTYVIKGKRKSGEICLNGPAARKVQKGDIIIIIAYAQMSPEEAKDFQPKIVFPDEATNLLT; the protein is encoded by the coding sequence ATGTTTATCGAAGTTTTTAAATCGAAAATCCACAGGGTCCGTGTCACGGCATCAGACCTTGATTATATTGGAAGCATCACTATTGACGAAGACCTTATAGAAGCAGCCGGCTTGATTGTTGGCGAGAGAGTCTATATTGTAAACGTGAACAACGGCGAACGTTTTGACACGTACGTCATCAAAGGGAAAAGAAAATCCGGCGAAATCTGCCTCAATGGTCCTGCAGCTCGAAAAGTACAGAAGGGCGATATCATCATCATCATTGCTTATGCACAGATGAGCCCTGAGGAAGCCAAAGATTTCCAGCCAAAAATCGTTTTCCCAGACGAAGCGACCAATCTCCTCACATAA
- a CDS encoding HU family DNA-binding protein produces MNKSELIDAIAKDADITKAAAKKALESFVANVTETLKKKDGKVSLVGFGTFSVSERAARQGINPATKKPIQIEAKTVAKFKAGADLATAVAGPATGKKK; encoded by the coding sequence ATGAACAAATCTGAATTAATCGACGCTATCGCGAAGGATGCAGACATCACAAAAGCTGCTGCTAAAAAAGCTTTGGAATCTTTTGTTGCTAACGTAACAGAAACACTTAAGAAAAAAGACGGTAAAGTATCTCTAGTAGGTTTCGGTACTTTCTCTGTATCTGAAAGAGCTGCAAGACAAGGTATCAACCCTGCAACTAAAAAACCAATCCAAATTGAAGCAAAAACTGTTGCTAAATTTAAAGCTGGAGCTGACTTGGCTACTGCGGTTGCTGGTCCTGCTACAGGTAAGAAAAAATAA
- the ribA gene encoding GTP cyclohydrolase II gives MLQIQAESNVPTDFGEFRMMAFSENEKDWMPHMALIAKDTDLTKPVNVRIHSECITGEVFHSQKCECGQQLNTAMQYMQENGGMIIYLRQEGRNIGIINKLKAYALQEKGFDTVQANLELGLPADDRNFDIAIEMLKKLEVKSLNLMTNNPEKIKIIEDSDINFNSRIPLQIKSNLSSASYLKTKKDFFGHLLDDENS, from the coding sequence ATGTTACAAATACAAGCGGAATCGAATGTTCCCACAGATTTCGGGGAATTCAGAATGATGGCTTTTTCAGAAAATGAAAAAGATTGGATGCCACATATGGCTCTGATTGCTAAAGATACAGACTTGACAAAACCGGTTAATGTAAGGATTCATTCAGAATGTATTACAGGTGAGGTTTTCCATTCCCAGAAATGTGAGTGCGGACAGCAACTGAATACAGCGATGCAATATATGCAGGAAAACGGCGGAATGATCATCTACCTTAGACAAGAGGGCAGAAACATCGGAATCATCAATAAGTTGAAAGCTTACGCCTTGCAAGAGAAAGGATTTGATACCGTTCAAGCCAATCTGGAACTGGGATTGCCAGCAGACGACCGTAATTTTGATATTGCGATAGAAATGCTTAAAAAATTAGAGGTAAAGTCTCTTAATTTAATGACCAACAATCCGGAAAAGATTAAAATCATTGAGGATAGCGATATTAACTTCAATTCTAGAATACCTTTGCAAATCAAATCCAACTTGTCCAGCGCATCTTACCTTAAAACTAAGAAAGACTTTTTCGGACATCTTTTGGATGACGAGAATTCTTAA
- a CDS encoding DUF4254 domain-containing protein produces the protein MSLTEKSWEIFNQSVNDYHINDDVNSEENNPFQANSLEWILYSKNWIDTVQWHLEDIIREEDIDPTEALKIKRRIDKLNQKRTDLVEQIDFWFYKNFENITSDPDARINSETPAWCIDRFSILSLKIYHMSIEASREDASEEHKLQCSQKLNVLLEQKKDLSTAIDQLLSDIENGKVKMKLYKQMKMYNDESLNPILYQKMQKK, from the coding sequence ATGAGTTTAACAGAAAAATCATGGGAGATCTTTAACCAATCGGTTAATGATTATCACATCAATGACGATGTTAATTCTGAAGAAAACAATCCATTCCAAGCTAATAGTTTGGAATGGATTTTGTATTCAAAGAACTGGATTGATACCGTTCAATGGCATTTGGAAGATATTATACGTGAGGAAGATATCGACCCAACAGAAGCTCTTAAAATAAAAAGAAGAATTGATAAACTTAATCAAAAAAGAACAGATTTGGTAGAACAGATCGATTTTTGGTTTTATAAAAACTTCGAGAATATTACTTCTGATCCAGATGCTAGAATAAACAGCGAAACTCCGGCTTGGTGCATAGATCGATTTTCGATTTTATCTTTGAAAATATATCATATGTCTATTGAGGCTTCTCGTGAAGATGCTTCTGAAGAACATAAATTACAATGTTCACAAAAGCTAAATGTACTTTTGGAACAGAAAAAAGACCTTTCCACAGCCATAGACCAACTGCTTTCTGATATTGAGAATGGTAAAGTTAAGATGAAGCTTTATAAGCAAATGAAGATGTATAATGACGAAAGTCTTAATCCAATCCTGTATCAAAAAATGCAGAAAAAATGA
- a CDS encoding twin-arginine translocase TatA/TatE family subunit, whose product MTLSTVILSISWQHILIVALILLLLFGGKKIPELMKGLGSGIKEFKDAVKEEDKKKDPTSTTNEPNQNL is encoded by the coding sequence ATGACATTATCCACTGTTATATTAAGTATCTCTTGGCAACATATCCTAATTGTAGCCTTGATTCTTCTTTTGTTGTTTGGAGGAAAAAAGATTCCCGAATTAATGAAAGGCTTAGGCTCTGGAATCAAAGAGTTTAAAGACGCGGTAAAAGAAGAGGACAAGAAAAAAGATCCTACTTCTACAACCAACGAACCTAATCAAAATCTATAA
- a CDS encoding peptidoglycan DD-metalloendopeptidase family protein: MIKKLSFFISIILFGSAFGQKDKEVLQKQNADLKKQISSLNATLNQTKQESKLSIAYLNTVNQKLNLREKVYNNTQKEKRFIEDDIYKRQLEINKNNRELTVLRKNYAEILVKAYKTKGVQNKVTFILSSKNVGEALSRVEYLKRYSEYQDKKAAEISNKANEIKKNIALKKKSANEKDNLLLSQKKDLATIEIERIEKQKLLDEFKKNEVKLTGELRQKQTQSKELERQIRNIIAEEIRLAKAKEEAEKKAEAERKRLADIAAKREKDRIEAENRAKIAAAEAERKKAELEAKRASDLAARRAEEERKLAETNKTIEKKEAAERASREAADRAKIANEKVASAKANEAAINKKNEDAKDAAEKKVMKNYDIGNVVGNNFAENRGRIGFPVEKGTVTHRFGRQPHPVFKNIVEENIGVKIAVSPGTKARCVFPGIVSSIQSINGSRTVVVKHGGYFTVYSNLASTLVKANQQVSAGTLIGEVGSDFDESITLDFQIWNGTNPVDPLGWVSY; encoded by the coding sequence ATGATTAAGAAACTAAGTTTTTTTATAAGTATCATCCTTTTCGGAAGCGCATTTGGACAAAAAGACAAAGAAGTTTTGCAAAAGCAAAATGCTGACTTGAAGAAACAAATTTCTTCTCTCAATGCGACTTTGAATCAAACCAAACAAGAGTCCAAACTTTCCATCGCATACCTCAACACTGTAAATCAGAAACTTAATCTGAGAGAAAAAGTGTACAATAATACTCAGAAGGAAAAAAGATTTATAGAAGATGATATTTACAAACGTCAATTAGAAATCAATAAAAACAACCGTGAGCTTACGGTTTTGAGAAAAAACTATGCTGAGATTCTGGTAAAAGCTTACAAAACAAAAGGTGTACAGAACAAAGTAACCTTCATTCTCTCTTCTAAAAATGTAGGAGAAGCACTCAGCAGAGTGGAATATCTCAAAAGATATTCTGAATATCAAGATAAAAAAGCAGCCGAAATTTCTAATAAAGCAAATGAAATAAAGAAAAATATTGCTTTGAAGAAGAAGTCTGCTAATGAAAAAGACAATCTTTTATTATCCCAGAAAAAAGACTTAGCAACAATAGAAATTGAAAGGATTGAGAAACAAAAATTGCTGGACGAATTCAAAAAGAACGAAGTCAAACTTACTGGTGAACTCAGACAAAAACAGACACAGTCCAAAGAATTGGAACGTCAAATCAGAAACATCATTGCAGAAGAAATCAGACTAGCAAAGGCTAAAGAAGAAGCAGAAAAGAAAGCTGAAGCTGAAAGAAAAAGATTAGCAGACATCGCTGCAAAACGAGAAAAAGACAGAATAGAAGCCGAAAACAGAGCAAAAATAGCTGCTGCGGAAGCGGAAAGAAAAAAAGCAGAACTTGAAGCTAAACGTGCCAGTGACTTAGCAGCAAGACGTGCAGAGGAGGAAAGAAAACTCGCTGAGACCAACAAGACAATTGAGAAAAAAGAAGCTGCAGAGAGAGCAAGTAGAGAAGCTGCGGACAGAGCCAAGATTGCAAATGAAAAAGTAGCATCAGCTAAAGCTAATGAAGCCGCTATCAACAAAAAAAATGAAGATGCAAAAGATGCTGCGGAGAAAAAAGTAATGAAAAACTATGATATTGGCAATGTTGTAGGAAATAATTTTGCAGAGAATAGAGGAAGAATTGGTTTCCCTGTTGAAAAGGGAACTGTAACACATCGTTTTGGCAGACAGCCGCATCCTGTTTTTAAAAATATTGTAGAAGAAAATATTGGGGTGAAAATAGCAGTTTCACCTGGAACAAAAGCTAGATGCGTTTTCCCGGGCATTGTTTCCAGCATTCAGTCTATCAATGGAAGCCGTACAGTCGTTGTGAAACACGGCGGATATTTCACAGTTTATTCAAATCTTGCCAGCACATTGGTGAAAGCAAATCAACAAGTATCTGCAGGAACGCTGATTGGAGAAGTTGGCAGTGATTTTGATGAGTCTATTACATTAGATTTCCAAATTTGGAATGGTACGAATCCAGTTGATCCATTAGGATGGGTTTCGTATTAA
- a CDS encoding DUF4292 domain-containing protein, translating into MQKYILIIVSALLVISCKVQKKQNTTPISTTKPISNNASFFSTIEKKSTFDAVKINSKIDAKTGSFIPTLDAVIYIENGQKVWMNLTAVILQAARGVATPEGIKGYYKLDKTYIDSDFGYLNKLLNVNFIDYNALQNLLLGKTFIPVSESDYNLTQNISGFNLTSKQNQKITENGKTTEYKISLDYDADFNLSHVLLSNPANNDQLEITYSNREIINNESFPKSVKIIIKAKKTDEILLENTKFDFSRMETTYSVPANYKKTEIK; encoded by the coding sequence ATGCAAAAGTACATCCTTATCATAGTTTCAGCCTTACTTGTTATATCTTGTAAAGTTCAAAAAAAACAAAACACAACGCCTATTAGCACGACTAAACCTATCTCAAACAATGCAAGTTTTTTTTCTACAATAGAGAAAAAATCAACGTTTGATGCCGTTAAAATCAACAGTAAAATTGATGCTAAAACCGGCTCGTTTATTCCAACACTAGACGCGGTGATTTATATCGAAAATGGTCAGAAAGTCTGGATGAATTTGACTGCCGTTATTCTACAGGCAGCACGAGGAGTCGCAACTCCAGAAGGAATTAAAGGCTATTACAAATTGGATAAAACTTATATCGATTCTGATTTTGGTTATCTCAATAAATTACTGAATGTCAATTTTATAGATTATAATGCGTTACAGAATTTACTTTTAGGCAAGACCTTCATTCCTGTTTCTGAGAGTGATTACAATCTGACTCAGAATATTTCTGGTTTTAATTTGACTTCTAAGCAAAATCAAAAGATTACAGAAAACGGTAAAACGACAGAGTACAAAATCTCCTTGGATTATGACGCAGACTTCAACCTGAGCCACGTGCTCTTGTCAAATCCTGCTAATAATGACCAGCTGGAAATCACTTATTCCAATAGGGAAATTATCAACAATGAAAGCTTTCCAAAAAGTGTTAAAATAATTATAAAAGCTAAGAAAACGGACGAAATATTATTAGAAAATACGAAATTTGATTTTTCCCGGATGGAAACTACTTATTCCGTTCCTGCCAATTACAAAAAGACAGAGATTAAATGA
- a CDS encoding sugar phosphate nucleotidyltransferase: MKIIVPMAGRGSRLRPHTLTVPKPLIPIGGKPIVQRLVEDIAKVANQPIEEIAFIIGDFGPEVEESLIKVAENLGAKGSIYAQTEPLGTAHAINCAKESMSGPVIIAFADTLFRADFQLDTNADGVIWVKKVDDPSAFGVVKLDDYGFITDFVEKPKEFVSDLAIIGIYYFNSAEKLMTEIDHIMENNITEGGEYQLTTALENLRAKGAKFSLGKVDDWMDCGNKNATVETNSKILQYERENMANYPASAEIENCMIIPPCFIGENVKILNSKIGPNVSLGNNTVVINSNIDNSLIQENTIIDHGNLSNSMIGNSAKYFGVAREISLGDYSVLDFLSKD, translated from the coding sequence ATGAAAATAATAGTTCCAATGGCTGGACGTGGTTCCCGATTAAGACCACATACATTAACGGTTCCAAAACCATTGATTCCAATTGGTGGAAAACCAATTGTCCAAAGACTCGTAGAAGACATTGCAAAAGTTGCAAATCAACCTATTGAGGAAATTGCTTTTATTATCGGTGACTTCGGTCCAGAGGTAGAGGAATCTCTTATCAAAGTCGCTGAAAATCTTGGTGCAAAAGGAAGCATCTATGCCCAAACTGAGCCTTTGGGAACAGCGCACGCCATCAATTGTGCGAAAGAAAGTATGAGCGGACCTGTGATCATCGCATTTGCGGATACACTTTTCCGTGCAGATTTTCAACTGGACACCAATGCTGACGGTGTGATTTGGGTGAAAAAAGTAGATGATCCTTCTGCTTTTGGCGTTGTGAAATTGGATGACTATGGTTTCATCACAGATTTCGTTGAGAAACCTAAAGAATTTGTTTCTGATCTTGCCATTATCGGAATCTATTATTTCAATTCTGCTGAGAAATTGATGACAGAAATTGACCATATTATGGAAAACAATATTACAGAAGGTGGTGAATATCAATTGACAACAGCGTTAGAAAACTTAAGAGCTAAAGGTGCCAAATTCTCCCTCGGAAAAGTAGATGATTGGATGGATTGCGGGAACAAAAATGCAACCGTAGAAACCAATAGCAAGATATTACAGTATGAAAGAGAAAACATGGCCAACTATCCAGCATCTGCTGAGATTGAAAACTGTATGATTATCCCGCCTTGTTTCATCGGAGAAAATGTGAAAATCCTCAACTCTAAAATTGGCCCGAATGTATCTCTTGGAAATAATACTGTTGTCATCAATTCCAACATCGACAATTCGTTAATCCAGGAAAATACGATTATCGATCATGGAAACCTAAGTAACTCAATGATTGGTAATTCTGCCAAATATTTTGGAGTTGCAAGAGAAATCTCTTTAGGTGATTATTCAGTTTTAGATTTCCTTTCAAAAGATTAA
- a CDS encoding oligosaccharide flippase family protein has product MKKLLGQTALYGLTTVIIRLFPFVINPIITRTFGPTAYSPFADFYSVAGVIAVLLTHGMETTFFRFALDEKDDRKLISTAFFSVLAVTLVYLFFTLVYRQPLAIAFKTPDQIDLLAILTVTLALDAFSAMPFVMLRKNERPLKYAGIRITNGIINFLLVIFFIIILPRYPEGIFGLKYSPEFGIGYVFVANLVASSVTFLMLSQELLIARIKHFSWELWKKMIKYSWPITIAGLAGIINETFDRQFLKFLLPDEIGRHELGVYGGVAKVVTFVILFRQAYSLGIEPFFFSNSKNANAKEMYVKLMDIFIAINCLIVLFLSVNLDWIAKVYINNPEYYEGISILPILFFASLFIGIYLNLSIWYKLTDKTIIGAYISGIGVLITIIINFYFIPKYGYWASTWATIASYFAMMVISYIWGQYKYPVPYNIYKNTIIILVTMVVSLAYYQYLKENIWLGNLIFLLLATILLKTENLIPQKMLNKIGIK; this is encoded by the coding sequence TTGAAGAAGCTTCTCGGACAAACCGCTCTTTATGGATTAACAACTGTGATTATCAGGCTGTTTCCGTTTGTAATTAATCCAATTATTACAAGAACATTTGGTCCAACCGCTTATTCTCCTTTTGCTGATTTTTATTCTGTAGCTGGCGTTATCGCTGTGCTTTTGACCCACGGAATGGAAACTACTTTTTTCCGATTTGCATTGGACGAGAAAGATGACAGAAAACTAATTTCGACTGCTTTTTTCAGCGTATTGGCTGTGACTTTGGTTTATTTATTTTTCACATTAGTTTACCGACAGCCTTTAGCGATTGCATTCAAAACGCCGGACCAGATTGATTTGCTAGCGATTCTTACTGTGACTTTAGCATTGGACGCTTTTTCTGCGATGCCTTTTGTAATGTTAAGGAAAAACGAACGACCATTAAAATACGCAGGAATCCGAATCACGAATGGCATCATCAATTTTTTATTAGTCATATTTTTCATCATTATTCTGCCAAGATATCCGGAAGGAATTTTTGGTTTGAAATACAGTCCGGAATTCGGAATTGGTTATGTTTTTGTTGCTAATTTGGTCGCAAGTTCAGTGACATTTTTGATGTTATCACAAGAACTCTTAATCGCAAGAATAAAGCATTTTTCTTGGGAACTTTGGAAAAAAATGATAAAATATTCCTGGCCAATCACGATTGCAGGTTTAGCAGGAATCATTAATGAAACCTTTGACAGACAGTTTCTTAAATTTCTCTTACCAGACGAAATCGGAAGACACGAATTGGGCGTTTACGGCGGTGTTGCGAAAGTGGTGACGTTTGTAATTTTGTTCAGACAAGCCTACTCTTTGGGAATCGAACCGTTCTTTTTCAGCAATTCCAAAAATGCAAATGCGAAAGAAATGTATGTCAAACTAATGGATATTTTCATCGCCATCAATTGTTTGATTGTCTTATTCTTATCTGTCAATTTGGACTGGATTGCAAAAGTTTACATCAACAATCCGGAATATTATGAGGGAATTTCGATTCTACCAATTTTGTTTTTTGCCAGTTTATTTATAGGAATTTATCTCAACCTTTCGATTTGGTATAAGTTGACGGACAAAACAATTATTGGAGCTTACATCTCAGGAATTGGCGTTTTGATAACCATAATTATTAATTTTTATTTTATTCCTAAATATGGATATTGGGCTTCCACCTGGGCGACCATTGCCAGTTATTTCGCAATGATGGTGATATCGTACATTTGGGGACAATACAAATATCCGGTACCATATAATATTTATAAAAATACAATTATCATTCTTGTAACCATGGTTGTATCTTTGGCGTATTACCAATATTTAAAAGAAAATATTTGGTTGGGAAATCTTATATTTTTACTTTTGGCAACCATTTTGCTAAAGACAGAGAATTTGATTCCTCAAAAAATGTTAAACAAAATTGGCATAAAATAA
- a CDS encoding dihydroorotase, which produces MKILIKNAQIVNENLVFESDILIENDLISKISKNISEENVDQIIDASGKYLLPGIIDDQVHFREPGLTSKGDIETESKSAIAGGITSFIDQPNTVPNAVTQELLADKYEIGSQKAYANYGYMMGGTNDNLEEILKTNPRNVPGIKLFLGSSTGNMLVDNPETLENIFSNTKMLIAVHCEDEATIRENTEKYKAEYGDDIPVKFHHLIRSEEACYKSSSKAIELAQKTGARLHVFHLSTAIETDLFRNDIPLKDKKITAEVCVHHLTFTNEDYETKGNLIKWNPAVKTLKDKDGLWEALLDDRIDVIATDHAPHTWEEKQNVYTKCPSGAPLVQHSLVVMLENFRNGKITLEKIVEKMCHNPAILFRIEKRGFVREGYKADLVLVDLDENWTVSKENILYKCGWSPLEGTEFHSKVTHTFVNGNLVYENGKINEEKFGERLLFEVQE; this is translated from the coding sequence ATGAAAATTCTAATAAAAAATGCCCAAATCGTCAATGAAAATCTGGTCTTCGAAAGTGATATTCTGATTGAGAATGACCTGATTTCAAAGATTTCAAAAAATATCTCTGAAGAAAATGTTGACCAAATAATTGACGCGTCTGGAAAATATCTGTTGCCTGGAATCATCGATGACCAAGTTCATTTCCGTGAACCAGGCTTAACATCAAAAGGCGACATCGAAACCGAATCAAAATCTGCAATCGCAGGCGGAATCACAAGTTTCATCGACCAACCAAACACGGTTCCGAATGCGGTGACCCAAGAATTGTTAGCAGATAAATACGAGATTGGTTCTCAAAAAGCGTACGCCAATTACGGTTATATGATGGGCGGAACGAATGATAATCTTGAAGAAATCCTCAAAACAAATCCAAGAAATGTTCCCGGAATAAAACTGTTTCTAGGTTCATCAACAGGAAATATGTTGGTTGATAATCCGGAAACTCTGGAAAATATTTTCAGTAATACCAAAATGCTGATTGCCGTTCATTGCGAAGATGAAGCGACAATTAGAGAAAATACGGAAAAGTACAAAGCGGAGTATGGCGACGACATTCCTGTGAAATTCCATCATTTGATAAGAAGTGAGGAAGCTTGTTATAAATCATCTTCAAAAGCAATTGAATTAGCACAAAAAACGGGCGCAAGACTTCACGTCTTCCATTTGTCAACAGCGATTGAAACAGACCTTTTTCGAAATGATATTCCTTTAAAAGATAAAAAAATAACGGCGGAAGTTTGTGTTCATCATTTGACTTTCACCAACGAAGATTACGAAACCAAAGGAAACCTCATCAAATGGAATCCTGCAGTAAAAACTTTAAAAGATAAAGATGGACTTTGGGAAGCGTTGCTGGACGATAGGATTGATGTCATCGCGACTGACCACGCGCCTCACACCTGGGAAGAAAAGCAAAATGTTTATACGAAATGTCCATCTGGAGCGCCTTTGGTTCAGCATTCTTTAGTGGTAATGTTGGAGAATTTCAGAAATGGAAAAATTACTTTAGAGAAAATCGTGGAGAAAATGTGTCATAATCCTGCGATTCTTTTCAGAATTGAGAAAAGAGGTTTTGTGAGGGAAGGTTACAAAGCGGATTTGGTTTTGGTAGATTTGGATGAAAACTGGACGGTTTCTAAAGAAAATATTTTGTACAAATGTGGTTGGAGTCCGCTGGAAGGAACTGAGTTTCATTCCAAAGTGACACACACTTTTGTGAATGGAAATTTGGTTTATGAGAATGGAAAAATCAATGAGGAAAAATTTGGAGAGCGTTTGCTTTTTGAAGTTCAGGAATAA
- a CDS encoding NAD(P)H-dependent oxidoreductase → MKNILHIISSPRKDLSASRKLGNAVIEKIQGKYRDSVVTERDLTKNLVPLLEEAHINTFFSPAESHSPEQQSINAYSENLISELQEADIIVIDSPMYNFSVPATLRAYFDFTSRAGYTFKYSEKGPEGLLNDKKLYIAFASGNIYSEGPYQIFDSNVPYVKNVFGFYGVKDVSVFRAEGLSIPGIMENALAKGIDSIVID, encoded by the coding sequence ATGAAAAATATACTTCACATTATTTCGAGTCCGAGAAAGGATTTGTCCGCAAGCAGAAAATTAGGAAATGCTGTTATTGAAAAAATCCAGGGAAAATATCGTGACAGTGTTGTCACAGAACGCGACCTTACAAAAAACCTCGTTCCGCTTTTGGAAGAAGCACACATCAACACTTTTTTCTCTCCCGCAGAAAGTCATTCTCCCGAGCAACAGTCCATCAATGCCTATTCTGAAAATTTGATTTCGGAACTTCAGGAAGCCGACATTATTGTCATTGATTCTCCGATGTATAATTTCTCCGTTCCCGCGACACTCAGAGCATATTTTGATTTTACATCAAGAGCAGGTTACACTTTCAAATACAGTGAAAAAGGTCCTGAAGGTCTTTTGAATGACAAGAAATTATATATTGCTTTCGCATCGGGAAATATTTATTCGGAAGGTCCTTATCAGATTTTTGACTCGAATGTTCCTTATGTAAAAAATGTTTTTGGTTTCTACGGCGTCAAAGATGTCAGCGTGTTCCGTGCAGAAGGTCTTTCGATTCCGGGAATTATGGAAAACGCATTGGCAAAAGGAATTGACAGCATTGTGATTGACTAA
- a CDS encoding helix-turn-helix domain-containing protein: MEKTIELEEPITARRCSESLSSVEDAIYVIGGKWKLKIIIALQEQGSIRFNELQRIVVGISARVLSNELKDLELNGFVKRIVHSEQTPVVVEYISTDYSKTLKPVIMALSEWGRTHKNNLREDIFENK; this comes from the coding sequence ATGGAAAAAACTATTGAATTAGAAGAGCCAATTACCGCTCGCAGATGTTCAGAAAGTCTGTCGTCTGTGGAAGATGCGATTTATGTCATCGGTGGAAAATGGAAATTGAAAATTATTATTGCGTTGCAGGAACAGGGAAGTATTCGTTTCAATGAGCTTCAAAGAATTGTTGTGGGAATATCTGCAAGAGTACTTTCGAATGAGTTGAAAGATTTGGAACTTAACGGTTTTGTAAAAAGAATAGTTCATAGCGAACAAACGCCTGTGGTCGTAGAATATATTTCCACAGATTACAGCAAAACGTTGAAGCCAGTGATAATGGCACTTTCCGAATGGGGAAGAACGCATAAAAATAATCTCCGAGAAGATATTTTCGAAAATAAATAA
- a CDS encoding helix-turn-helix transcriptional regulator, with the protein MNTIHSISAFHRLLSLPEPKHPMVSVINLSESIFIEDEVWKGFVSRYYCVALKRNATGKIKYGQQHYDYDKGVLSFTAPNQVQYLDLKTMDCENTGYLLIFHEDFLLKQPLATTISSYGFFSYAVNEALHLSEDEENDLLEILNKIDKECQHIDQHTQEIILSQIELLLNYSKRFYERQFITRKSGSHQLLTKFETFLNEYFDKESSEKGLLTVHQIAEAMNLSPNYLSDLLRIQTGQNTQQHIHEKLISKAKEKLSTTELSVSEIAYELGFEHSQSFSTLFKKKTKMSPLEFRQSFN; encoded by the coding sequence ATGAACACAATACATTCCATTTCAGCTTTTCACAGATTATTGTCGCTTCCGGAACCGAAACATCCGATGGTCAGCGTCATCAATCTTTCTGAAAGTATTTTCATTGAAGATGAGGTCTGGAAAGGTTTTGTGAGCCGATATTATTGTGTCGCACTGAAACGAAATGCGACGGGAAAAATAAAATACGGCCAGCAACATTACGATTACGACAAAGGTGTTTTGAGTTTTACAGCGCCCAATCAGGTTCAGTATCTCGATTTGAAAACGATGGATTGTGAAAATACGGGTTATCTGCTGATTTTCCACGAAGATTTTCTTTTGAAACAACCTTTGGCAACGACAATTTCGTCTTACGGATTTTTCTCATACGCCGTGAATGAAGCCTTGCATCTATCTGAAGATGAGGAAAATGACCTGCTTGAAATTTTAAATAAAATCGATAAAGAATGTCAGCACATCGACCAACATACACAGGAAATTATTCTGTCGCAAATTGAATTGTTGCTGAATTATTCCAAACGTTTTTACGAGCGACAATTCATTACGCGAAAAAGTGGAAGTCATCAACTTTTGACGAAATTTGAAACGTTTTTGAACGAATATTTCGATAAAGAATCTTCCGAAAAAGGACTTCTAACAGTTCATCAAATTGCCGAAGCGATGAATCTTTCGCCGAATTATTTAAGTGATTTATTAAGAATCCAAACCGGACAAAATACACAACAACACATTCACGAAAAGCTCATCAGCAAAGCAAAAGAGAAACTTTCTACCACGGAACTTTCGGTGAGTGAAATTGCTTATGAACTGGGATTTGAGCATTCGCAGTCTTTCAGTACCTTATTTAAAAAGAAAACTAAGATGTCGCCGTTGGAATTTCGGCAGTCGTTTAATTAA